DNA sequence from the Streptomyces cinnabarinus genome:
GGTCGGCTCCACGACGGCCCGGTAGCCGCTGATCGCGCCCGACCGCTCCAGCTCCCTGAGCCGCCGGTGACAGGGCGAGACGCTCAGCCGCACCCGTCCGGCCAGCTCGGTCACGGTCAGCCGCCCGTCCTGCTGAAGCTCGGCAAGAATTTTCCGGTCCACGTCGTCCATGGGGTAAATCTTGCCCCACTTCAGGATGTGCCGAGCAAACTTCGACAACACTTTCGGGCCATTCCAGCCTAATGTCCCCTTCATGGAATCCGGAACCCTCATCTCCTTCCTCGCGCTGGATCTGCTGCTGGTCTGTGTGCCGGGCGCCGACTGGGCGTATGTGATCTCGGCGGGGCTGCGCGGCGGCGCGGTGACGCGGGCGGTGGCGGGTCTGGTGAGCGGTTACGCCCTGCACACGGTGCTGGCGGCGGCGGGCCTCGCCGTCCTGGTCGCGAGCCGGCCCGCGCTGCTGACCGGGCTGACGGTGGCCGGAGCGGCGTATCTGGTGTGGCTGGGGTGGAGCGTGCTGCGGCGGCCGGGGGTGCCCGGGGAGGCGGCGGCCACGGGGGACCGCGTCTTCCTGCGCGGGGCGATGATCAGCGGCCTGAACCCGAAGGGGCTGCTGCTGTATCTGTCGGTGCTGCCGCAGTTCCTGGTCACGGGCGATGGCCGACTGCCGGTGCCCGCCCAGACGGCCACCCTCGGCCTGCTCCACATGGCGTGCTGCGCCGCCGTGTACCTGGCGGTCGGCCTCGGCGCCCGAGCGGTACTCGGTGCCCGCCCCGCGGCGGCCCGCGCGGTGACCCGGACCTCCGGGGCGGCGATGCTCGGCATCGGGGCGTTCCTGCTGGTCCAGCACACGCTGTGACATCTACGGCAAGGGTTTGCGTACGACCCTGAACAGCCGGATCTCCCGCTCCACCCGCGCCTGATAGGTGGCGTACGGCGGCCAGAAGGCGAGCGCCGCCTGCCATACGGCCGCCCGCTCCTCACCCTGGAGAAGCTCCGCGGTCACGGCGATATCGGTGCCCTTCCAACTGATCTCGGCGTCGGAATGGGCGAGCAGGTTGGCGGTCCAGGCGGGATGCCCCGGCCGGCCGAAGTTGGAGCCGATCAGGATCCAGGTCCCCTTCTCGGGTTCCGGCATACAGGCGAGCGGGGTCCGGCGGGGCAGTCCGCTGCGGGCGCCGGTGGAGGTCAGGATCACCCCGGGCAGCAGCTGCGCGCTGAGCAGCACCCGGCCCCGGGTGAGCCGGTGCACGGCCCGGTCGAGCGCCGGGATCACATGCGGGGCGACCTTGGCGAAGCCGCGCGTCGAGGACACCTTCTGCACCATCCGCACCCCGATCACACCGTCACGTCCTTCGCCTCGAAGAGTCGCGCCGCGTCAGCCGCGTACGCCCGAAGCCGGTGCACGGGCCCGAACAGCAACTCGTCACCCGCGGCCCGCTTGAAGTACAGCTGCACGCAGTGCTCCCAGGTGAACCCGATCCCTCCATGCAGCTGAATCGCCTCACCGGCGGCCGAGCGCAGCGCTTCCAGCGCCTGCGCCAGCGCGAGGACGCCTACGCGGTCCTGGGGGTGGGAGGGCTGGTGGGGGGTGGTGGATCCGGCGGGGGCAGGGGGGCCGACGGCGCCCGCGCCTCCTTGGCCCACCGCGCCTCCGGCGGCCTCCTGGCCCGCACCAGCCCCAGCCGCCTCCCGGCCCCCGACCCCCACGACCGCCCCCGGGCGCACGGCGGATCCATCGCGCCCGGGGACACCCACGAACCCGGCCTCCCGCCGACGCACCACGTCTCCGGCGACCTCCTGGCCCCCGGCCGCCCCGGCCGCTTGCCCGTGGCCCGCGGCCCACGCCGCGTAATAGGCGGCGGACCTCGCTGCCTGGAGCTGGACGTATACGTCGGCCAGGCGGTGCTTCACGGCCTGGAAGGAGCCGATCGGGCGGCCGAACTGTTCGCGTTGTTTCGCGTAGTCCACGGTCAGTTCGAGGGCCCGGTCGGCGGCGCCCACCGCCTCGCAGGCCAGGACCGCGGCGGTGGTGCTCCCGAGGCGGGTGAGGGCGGCGGGGACGTCGGCGTCGCCCTCACCCAGCAACGTCGCCTCGACGTCCCGGAGTTGGAGCCGGGCCAGGGGGCGGGTGGAGTCGAGGGCGGTCTGCCGTGTCCGGCGGAGTCCGCCGGCGTCGCCGGGGACCAGGAAGAGGTCGGTGCGGGAGCGGGCGTAGCCGCCGGTGTGGGCGGCGACCAGCAGGATTCCGGCGCTGTGGCCGTCGAGGACCTGCTCGATCTCGCCGTACAGGCGCCAGCCGTCCCCCGCCCGGCGGGCCTGTACGCCGCCCGCGCGCCCTCCTCCGGCCCAGTCCCCGCGGTTGTCGCCGGTGAGCGCCAGACAGCGGGCGGGGGCGGCGAGGGCACAGGTGAGCAGGCCGTCGGCGATACGGGGCAGCAGGTCGGCGCGCTGGGCCTCGGTGCCGAGGGCGAGGATCAGCGGGGCGGACAGGACCGCGGTGGCCAGGAAGGGGCTGGGGGCCAGCGCACGGCCCAGTTCCTCCGCCGCCAGGGCCGGTTCGGTCGCCGAGCAGCCGGCCCCGCCGTACGCCTCGGGCAGGGCGAGACCCGGCAGGCCGAGCTGGTCGGAGAGGGCGGTCCACAGGACGGGGTCGTGCCCGGCGGGGCTGTCGACGGCGGCGCGCAGTTCCTCGGGTCCGCAGCGCTTGTGCAGCAGTTCACGGAGAGTCCGGCGGATCTCGTTCTGTTCGGCGGTGAACCCGGCATCCATGGCTGCCCCTTCCTCCGAATCTGACGGTCCGTCATATTAGGAGGGCCGGGTCCAGATGCACAGAGGGATGCACTGACGGGAGAGACCAGTCATGACTGCCGGAAACCGCAAAGTCGCCGTGGTCGGGGTGGCCCTCTCCGACTGCGGCCGGGTCGACGACGCGACCCCCTACACACTGCACGCCCAGGCGGCCCGCCGCGCGCTCGCGGACGCCGGTCTCGACCGCGCCCTGATCGACGGCTTCGCCTCGGCCGGCACCGGGGTGCTCGCGCCGGTCGAGGTCGCCGAGTACCTGGGCCTGCGCCCGACCTGGGTGGACTCCACCTCCGTCGGCGGCTCGACCTGGGAGGTCATGGCGGCCCACGCGGCGGACGCGATCGCCGCGGGACACGCGAACGCCGTCCTCCTGGCCTACGGCTCCACGGCCCGCGCGGACATCAGGGCGGGCCGCCGGACCGGGAACCTGTCCTTCGGCGCCCGCGGGCCCCTCCAGTACGAGGTCCCCTACGGCCACACCCTCATCGCCAAGTACGCGATGGCGGCGCGCCGCCACATGATCGAACACGGCACGACCATCGAGCAGTTGGCCGAGGTGGCGGTGCAGGCCAGACAGCACGCGGCGCTGAACCCCGAGGCGATGTTCCGCGACCCGATCACGGTCGACGACGTCCTGTCGGGGCCGATGATCGCGGACCCCTTCACCAAGCTGCACTGCTGCATCCGCTCCGACGGCGGCGCGGCCGTCCTGCTGGCGGCGGAGGAGTACGCCCGGGACTGCCGCAAGCAGCCCGTGTGGGTCCTCGGCACCGGCGAACACGTCTCCCACGCCACGATGTCCGAGTGGCCGGACTTCACGGTCTCCCCGGCGGCGGTCAGCGGACGCCTGGCCTTCGAGCGGGCGGGCGTCCGCCCCGCGGAGATCGACCTGGCCCAGATCTACGACGCCTTCACCTACATGCCGCTGGTCACCCTGGAGGACCTGGGCTTCTGCAAGAAGGGCGAGGGCGGCGCCTTCATCCAGTCCCGCGAACTCCCGCTGAACACCGACGGCGGCGGGCTCTCCGCCCAGCATCCGGGGATGCGGGGCCTGTTCCTGCTGGTGGAGGCGGTACGGCAGTTGCGGGGCGAGGGCGCGGCGCGGCAGGTCCGGGGCGCCGACGGCCACGTGCCGCGCCTCGCGGTGGCATCCGGGACGGGCGGGTGGTTCTGCTCGTCGGGGACGGTCGTCCTGGGCCGGTAGCGGCGATCACATCCCGCCCGGTCCGGATGTCAGAGGTGTGTGCCACAGTCTGCGCATGCTCGAAATCGTGGTGGAGGAAGAGAACCGGAGGCGGCACATCCGCCCGTCCGCGGAGGAACTGGCCGGGCTGGTCCGGCGGATCGGCGGCAAGAGGGACCAGTTCCTGGTGGTCCAGCAGATACCGGACCTCCCCGACGTCTACATCCAGGTCTGGCACGAGGCCGGTGGCGACTACACCCTGGAGCACCGCGCCGGTTCCGCCGAGCGGCACTTCCAGACGTTTGCCGACGACCCCGGGACCGTGCTCGCGGCGATCGTCGGCTGGGCGCGCCATCAGCCCGGATGGGACGGCGGCGGTCTGACCTGGTCCCTGCTGGACCTGGGCCCCGAGCCCAAGGTGCCGCCGCTCACGCTCGCCGACGAGGATCGCCGGACGCTGGAGGACCGCGTCCGCGAGGCGTTGGCCGGCGGCTACGCCACCCGTGCCGAACTGGCCGAACTCACCGAGGAGTACCTGGTCAGCGGCCGTCGCCGACCCGTGTCACCGGAGCAGGCCCGGGCCCTGGCCGACCGGCTGTGGCTGGAGCGCGTGGCGGAGCAGGCCACCTGGCACGGCGAGACCGACCCCGAGCGCCTCACCCGCGCCTTCACCGCACTGCGGGCCGCCGGAATCACCGCCCGCGAGAACTTCACCTGCTGCCGCAGCTGCGGCCAGTCCGAGATCCACGGCGCCGGCGAGCCCGACGCCCGCGGCTACGTCTACTTCCACAGCCAGTGCACGGACTCCGCCGCCGCGGGCCAGGGCCTGATGCTCCTCTACGGCGGCTTCGACAACTCCCCCGACACCACGGCGGCCGTCGGCCACGAGGTCGTGACCGCCCTCGAAGCGGCTGGCCTGCGCACGGACTGGAACGGCGACACCCGCGAGGCCATCACCGTCACACCGCTGGACTGGCGGCGCCGCCTGATCGGCTAGGGCCTGTCGTTCGGATCGGGCCCTGGCGGCCGCCCACGGCCCGGGAACCCGGGTCCGGCCGACAATCGGTGCATGACCCTTGATGATCGGCACGCCACCACGCACCCCTTTCCCCCGCTGCGGACCCAGGACCTGTGGCTGCGGCCCTGGGACCCGGAGTCGGAGGCGGATGTCGAGGCGTGGCTGCGCGGGCGGACGGACCCGGAGTTCGCGCGCTGGAACACCCCGCTGAACTTCACCACCGACGCGGACAGCGCCCGGGAGCAGATCCGGGCCTCGGCACGGTCCGCGGCGGAGGGCACGGCGGCGCCGTACTGCGTCGCGGACGCGGCCACCGGACGGCCGCTCGGGCATCTCGGCGTCAACGTCATCAGCCGTGTGATGAACACAGCGCGCGTCGGATACTGGGTCCTGCCCGAGGAGCGCGGCCGGGGAATCGCCACCCGTGCGCTGACTCTCGTCGCCCGCTGGGCGCTCACCGATCTGGGCCTGCACCGACTGGAACTCGACCACGCGGTCGGGCACGATTCCTCCTGCCGTATCGCCGAGCGCTGCGGTTTCCCCTACGAGGGCACCCTCAGGGGCGCGATGTGGGAAGCGGGCCGCCATGACGCGTACCGGGACATGCATCTGCACGCCCGGCTGGCCGGCGACCCCGATCCGGACCCGGTGTAGAGGAGTTGCCGTCGCGTCGATGTGACGGTCGTGCGTTCACCCCGACAAGGCATGGCCAAGTCCCGTACAGACACGGGATCATGAGACATGCGCTCGGACGACTGGTACGTCACCGAAGACCTCGACCGCTTCCTCTCCCACGCGGGAGGCTTTCTGCGGTCGCGCCCCGATCTGCACACCGTCGCCCTGACGGTCACGGAGTCCCTGCGAATGCGCGGCCTGAACGCCTACGGCGGTGATGAACCGCCCGTGTTCGGGGTGATGGAACGCGACGGCCAGGTGCGCGGGGCATACTTCCGCACCCCGCCCTACCGGCTGAACGTCACCCCGCTCACCGCCGACGAGACCGACGCCCTCGCCGCCCATCTGGTCGCCGTCGGCCACCCGGTGCCCGGCATCATCGGCACCCGCGAGACCGTCACCGGATTCGTCCGCTCCTGGCAGCGCCACACCGGTGCGACGGCCGCCCTGCGCCAGCGGCAACGGCTGTACCGGCTCGGCATGCTGATGATGCCGCAGCCGGTACCGGCGGGCGCCGCGCGGGTGGCGGGCAAGCAGGACCGGGACCAACTGATCAAGTGGTACGGCGAGTTCGTGGAGAGCGTCGGCGACCATGCGGCCGGTGACCTGGAAGCCTGGGCCGACCATCGCATCGCCTACGGCGGCATCACCTTCTGGGAGGACCCGGACGGCACCCCCGTCTCCATGTGCGGGGTGACCCCGATGGTCGCCGGGCAGGTCCGGATCGCCCCCGTCTACACCCCGCCCCACCTGCGCGGACGCGGTTACGCCGGGGCGGTGACGGTCGAGGTCAGCCGCGCCGCCGTCCGCTCCGGCGCCGAGGAGGTCCTGCTCTTCACGGACCTGTCCAACAACACCACCAACGTCCTCTACCAGCGGCTCGGCTACCGTGCGGTGGCGGACTTCGAGGTGCACGACTTCTCCGCGAGACCGTAGGGCTTCTACGGTTCCTATGGCTTCTACGGCTTCTACGGCCAGAGCAGTTCCCGTTCCCAACCCGATTCCGTACGGCGGTAGTCCAGCCGTACATGCCGACGCCGCTCCTCGCCCTGGAAGAACTCCACCTCTTCCGGGCGGAGGCGGTAGAGGGTCCAGGTGGGGACGGGCGCGGCCGGTTCGCGCTGGGCGCGGGCCCAGGACTCGGCCGAGACGCGCTCCAACTCCGCGAGGGAGCCGAGGACTTCGCTCTGGCGGCCGGTCAGCGCCGCCGCCAGGGCGCCGGTCGAGCGGGCGTGCAGGTCGGCCTGGCTCAGCGTGGACGCGGCCGCCGTGACCGGCCCTCGTACGCGCACCTGCCGTCCCAGCACCGGCCAGTAGAAGCCGAGGGCCGCGTACGGGCGGGCGCTGAGCTGTCGTCCCTTGCGGCTGGTCACATGGGTGGCGAAGGACCAGCCGTCCGCGTCGGCGCCGTGCAGCATCACGGTCCGTACGTCCGGCCGGCCCGCCTCGTCCGAGGTCGCCAGCGACATGGTGTGCGGCTCGGTCTGCCCCGCCGCCACCGCGTCCGCGAACCACGCCGTGAACAGCGGCAACGGCTCGTCGGGCGCCGCCTCGGGGTCGAACGGCGACAACGCCGTCGCCTCCGGGTCCCACACCCGCAGCGACCTGAGCAGATCATGAAGTTCCATGCACCGATTGTCGACCTTCCGCGGCGGGTACCCGTTCCCCACCGGCCGACGTCGCCCGGCGTTGTCCCGCACGTCACCAGGTGTCCCTACCGTGCCCGCCATGAGAAGACTCTCGATCATGCTCAGCGCCGTCGCGCTGACCGCCGGACTCACCGCGCCCGCCGCCCTCGCCGGTGAGCGCGGGGACGACTTCGGGCAGGCCACCCTCACCGGCTGGGCCGCCCTCCCGGCGGAGACCTTCGTGCCGGGCAGCGAGCCGTCCGGGGCCGCGATAGGCGCCGGCCCGTTCAACGGCATCGCCGCGCCCTTCGCCGACCAGCCCGTGCAGGGCTTCAGCGGTGTCGTGAACCGGCACGACGGCACGTATGACGTGCTGTCGGACAACGGCTACGGCTCCAAGGCCACCAGCGCCGACTTCCTGCTGCGCGTGCACCGGGTCGAGCCGGACACCCGCACCGGCCAGGTCAAGGTGCTCGGCGGCTTCCACCTCACCGACCCCGACCACAAGGTGCCGTTCCCGCTCACCCGCGCCGACCGCACCCTCACCGGCGCCGACTTCGACGTCGAGTCGATCGTGCGGTCCTACGACGGCACCCTCTGGCTCGGGGACGAGTTCGGCCCGTTCCTGCTGCACTTCTCCCGCACCGGCAAGCTCCTGGAAGCGCCGGTCTCCCTGGAGGGCGTCAAGGCACCGGAGAACCCGTTCCTGAACGGCGGCACGCCCAACCTCGGCGGCAGCAAGGGCTTCGAGGGCATGGCCCGCTCCGTGGACGGGCGGTACCTGTACCCGCTGCTGGAGGGCACGGTCTCCGGTGACACCCCCGGTGACCTGCGCTTCAACCAGTTCGACCTGAGGTCGGGCCAGTACACCGGCAAGCGCTGGACGTACCGCCTGGAGTCCCCGGCGCACGCCATCGGCGACGCCATCGCCGTCGACAGGCACCGTTTCCTCGTCATCGAGCGGGACGGCGGCCAGGGCGAGACGGCCAAGGTCAAGCGCATCTACCTCGCCGACACCCGCGACCGCGATCATGACGGCGTGATGGACAAGACCCTCGTCGCCGACCTCATGAACCTCGCCAACCCCAGGAAGCTCGGTGGCTTCGGCGAGACGTTCACCTTCCCGTTCCAGACGATCGAGGACGTCGCCCTCCTGGACGACCGCACCCTCGCCGTCCTGAACGACAACAACTTCCCCTTCTCCTCCGGCCGCACGGCGGGCAAGGCGGACAACAACGAGTTCATCACCATCCGCCTCGACAAGCGCCTGCACGCCGACCCGCGCGCGTTCTTCTAGGGGCCAGGGGAGCCGGTCTCAGCCGAGGGGCCGAGGCCGGTTTCGCGGCCGGAACACCGGCACCCCGTCCCGGAACCCCGCCTCCAGCTCCATCCCCGCCCGCAGCGGCGCGTCCCCGGCCGCGCCGGTCCACTCCACGATCTCCGTCATCATCCGCGGGCCCTCGGGGAGGTCGACCACGGCGGCGACGTACGGGGTGCGCTCACCGAAGGGCGGCAGGTCGTTGCGGTGGACGACCGACCAGGTGTAAAGCGTGGCCCGGCCGCTCGCCGTCTCCCAGCCGACGTCCTCGCTCCAGCAGTACGGGCAGAACTCCCGCGGGTAGTGATGCGCCCGGCCGCAGGTCCCGCAGCGCCGGATCAGCAGTCGCCCCTCGGCCGCCGCGTCCCAGTAGGGGCGGCTGAAGGCATCGGGTTCGGGCAGGTCGAAACGGGCGGGGTGCGGGCCGGTTCCCGGGGCGGCGGTCATCAGAACAGCCCCAGCGCGTCGTCCAGCGACCAGGTCTGCCAGGACATGCCGAACAGCGCGACCACCGAGATCAGCGCCATCATCGAGTTCTGGCCCTGTTCCGCCCAGTCGTGGATCATCAGCGCGAAGTAGAGCCCGTTCAGCAGCAGCCCGGCGACCAGGGCGACCGGGGTGAGGAATCCGGCGATCAGGCCGAGCCCCAGGGCGAGTTCGGCGTAGGCGACGACGTACGCCATGGTCTTCGGCCGCGGTGCGACGACGACGTCGAAGCCGGAACGGACCGCGGTCCAGCGGTGCTTGGCGGCCACGTCCGCCGCCCAGGCGATGCCGCCGCCCTCGAACCACGTCCTCTTGTCCTTGTGCCGCCAGCTCTCCAGCCACCACAGACCGAGGCCTATGCGGAGCACGGCCAGCCATTCCGCGCCACTGAGCCAGATCGTGTCCATGGATCTGACGGTACGTCAGATGGATCGGGGCCGGAAGAGGTGCGGCGACCCGCACGCCAACACCCACGGCGCCGTGGAGCCGCCCACGGCCGCATGCCCGGCTCGTCCTACTATGATCGGCAAATGCACGCCGCACCGCCCGCCCTGGTCCATCTGGACAGCCCGTTCATCAACTTCCGCGACTTCAAGTTCGCGAAGGCCTCCGCCCACGGCTACCGCTGGATCGACCTCAAGCGATTCCGGCTGCCGTCCGAGGCGCCCGAGGACCACGCCCTGCTGGCTGCCCTGATCGCCCACCCGCAGTTCCGTGACACCTACGACGGCAGCGGCGTCCTGGACTGGCCCCGGCACGGCCAGTGGTGGCTCGACCGCATCACCCCCGACGCCTATCGCCGCGTCGACGCGGCGGCGGCCGGCGCGGTCGTCCGCACCTGGGCCGACCAGCACGGCCCGGTCCCGCAGGCCCTCACCCAGCGCATCCAGGAGCAGGTGCACACCCCGATCACCACGGCCACCAGCACCTACCTCCTGGGCCCCCTCCCCGAGGACGCCCGCCACGACTACGGAGCCGTCCACTGCGACTTCCACGAACTGATCCTCATCGACCGCCCCGGCAAGACCCTGACCCTGGTGGTGGCGGCGGACGACTAGGGCGTCCCTCCTCCGAAAGTCCACAACCAGACGCCGTACGCCACCGGTCCCACCCATCCCTCCTACAGGCGTGATCAATCCGCAACCAATTCCGGTCTTGACCGAGACCCATCAACGGGGCCCGTGATTACGCTCGCGCTATGGACGACTCCACAGCGCACTCCCCTGCCGGACCGGACCGCCCGGTGTACGTCATCGGCGGCGGTCCCGGCGGGCTCGCCGTCGCGTACGCCCTGCGCGCCCGGGGCATACGCGCCGTCGTGCTGGAGAAGTCCGACCGCGTCGGCGCCTCCTGGCGCGGCCACTACGACCGGCTGCACCTGCACACCACCCGCCGGCTGTCGGGCCTGCCCGGCCTGCCGATGCCACGGCGGTTCGGACGCTGGGTGTCCCGGGACGACGTGCTGCGCTACCTGGAGAAGTACGCCGAGCACCATGAGCTGGAGATCGTCACCGGCGTGGAGGTCTCCCGCGTCGACCGCGCCCCGGACGGCCACGGCTGGCTGCTGCACGCCACCGGCGGGCGGGAGCTGACCGGCTCCGCGGTGGTCGTCGCCACCGGCTACAACCACACCCCCCGGCTCCCCGACTGGCCCGGCCGCGAGACCTACACCGGCGAGCTCCTGCACGCCTCCGCCTACCGCAACCCCGAGCCCTACGCGGGCCGCGACGTCCTGGTTGTCGGCGTCGGCAACACCGGCGCCGAGATCGCCGTCGACCTGGTCGAGGGCGGCGCCTCCCGGGTACGGCTCGCGGTGCGCACCGCCCCGCACATCGTGCGCCGCTCCACGGCCGGCTGGGCCGCCCAGTACTCGGGCGTGCTGTGCCGGCGGCTGCCGGTCGGCCTGGTCGACCGGCTCTCCCGGCCGCTGGCCAAGCTCAGCGTGCCGGACCTGTCGGAGCGGGGGCTGCCCCGCCCGGACACCGGCCTGTACAGCCGGGTGCTCGAAGGGGCCGTCCCGGTGCAGGACGTCGGCCTGATCGAGGCCGTCCGCGCGGGCCGGGTCGAGGTCGTGGCCGCCGTCGACGGCTTCGACGACGGCAAGGTGGCCCTCGCCGACGGCACCTTCATCGAGCCGGACGCCGTGGTCGCCGCCACCGGTTACGTCCGCGCCCTGGAGGGCCTCGTCGGCCATCTCGACGTCCTCGACACCCGCGGGAAGCCCGCCGTGCACGGCCCCCGCACCCCGTCCCAGGCCCCCGGCCTGTACTTCACCGGCTTCACCAACCCCATCAGCGGCATGCTCCGGGAACTGGCCATGGACGCCGAGAAGATCGCGAAGGCCGTGGTGAGACAGGGCGCCGAGCGGGTGTCCAGGCTGCCCGTCAGCTGAGAACCTGAGGGTGAGGAACACCGCGAAACCCTGAAGCCGAGGAGCACCGGAACCGGTTCGTCCGTCAACTTTGCCTGCACAGCCGTTCCTGACGGCGTGTCAGTTCAGTAATCTGACACTGCGTCAGTTAATCGCTGTCACACAGGAGCGGGCGGACCGATGCTTGGATCAACCCACGGCACCCTCACCACCGACTCCCGCCGGGCCCGGGTCATCGCCTGTGGCGAGCAACCCGGTCCCGCCGTCCACGGCCGGCCGGCCGAGGTCGACGATCTCGACGTCAGCGGACGTCCGCTGTACTCCGACGTACCCGATCTGGACCGCTTCTTCCGGCCCGAGTCGGTCGCCGTGATCGGCGCCTCGGACACCGAGGGCCGCCCCAACACCGGTGTCACCCGGCAGCTGCTCGCCTGGTCCGAGCGGGTCGGCGCCCGGCTCCATCCGGTGCACCCGAGCCGCCCCGCCGTCTTCGGCATCCCCTGCGCTCCTTCCGTCGCCGACCTGCCCGAGCCGGTCGATCTCGCGGTGCTGCTGGTCGCCGACCCCCTTCCGGTGCTCGAGGAACTGGCCGAGGCCAAGGTCAAATTCGCGGTCGTCTTCGCCTCCGGGTTCGCGGAGACCGGCGCGGCGGGCGCCGCCGCGCAGGAACGGCTGGCCGCGGCCGTCGGTCGGTCCGGGCTGCGGCTGCTCGGCCCGAACACCAACCTCAACGCCTTCGAGGAGTTCCGCACCGACCTCGAAGGACCGGCCATCGCCCTGATCACCCAGTCCGGGCACCAGGGCCGCCCCGTCTTCGCCCTCCAGGAACTGGGCGTCCGCCTCTCCCACTGGGCGCCCACCGGCAACGAGGCCGACCTGGAGACCTCCGACTTCCTCTCCTACTTCGCCGAGCGCCCCGAGGTCGGCGCCATCGCCTGTTACGTGGAAGGGCTGAAGGACGGCCGCTC
Encoded proteins:
- a CDS encoding LysE family translocator translates to MESGTLISFLALDLLLVCVPGADWAYVISAGLRGGAVTRAVAGLVSGYALHTVLAAAGLAVLVASRPALLTGLTVAGAAYLVWLGWSVLRRPGVPGEAAATGDRVFLRGAMISGLNPKGLLLYLSVLPQFLVTGDGRLPVPAQTATLGLLHMACCAAVYLAVGLGARAVLGARPAAARAVTRTSGAAMLGIGAFLLVQHTL
- a CDS encoding nitroreductase family deazaflavin-dependent oxidoreductase; amino-acid sequence: MIGVRMVQKVSSTRGFAKVAPHVIPALDRAVHRLTRGRVLLSAQLLPGVILTSTGARSGLPRRTPLACMPEPEKGTWILIGSNFGRPGHPAWTANLLAHSDAEISWKGTDIAVTAELLQGEERAAVWQAALAFWPPYATYQARVEREIRLFRVVRKPLP
- a CDS encoding acyl-CoA dehydrogenase family protein, translating into MDAGFTAEQNEIRRTLRELLHKRCGPEELRAAVDSPAGHDPVLWTALSDQLGLPGLALPEAYGGAGCSATEPALAAEELGRALAPSPFLATAVLSAPLILALGTEAQRADLLPRIADGLLTCALAAPARCLALTGDNRGDWAGGGRAGGVQARRAGDGWRLYGEIEQVLDGHSAGILLVAAHTGGYARSRTDLFLVPGDAGGLRRTRQTALDSTRPLARLQLRDVEATLLGEGDADVPAALTRLGSTTAAVLACEAVGAADRALELTVDYAKQREQFGRPIGSFQAVKHRLADVYVQLQAARSAAYYAAWAAGHGQAAGAAGGQEVAGDVVRRREAGFVGVPGRDGSAVRPGAVVGVGGREAAGAGAGQEAAGGAVGQGGAGAVGPPAPAGSTTPHQPSHPQDRVGVLALAQALEALRSAAGEAIQLHGGIGFTWEHCVQLYFKRAAGDELLFGPVHRLRAYAADAARLFEAKDVTV
- a CDS encoding thiolase C-terminal domain-containing protein; protein product: MTAGNRKVAVVGVALSDCGRVDDATPYTLHAQAARRALADAGLDRALIDGFASAGTGVLAPVEVAEYLGLRPTWVDSTSVGGSTWEVMAAHAADAIAAGHANAVLLAYGSTARADIRAGRRTGNLSFGARGPLQYEVPYGHTLIAKYAMAARRHMIEHGTTIEQLAEVAVQARQHAALNPEAMFRDPITVDDVLSGPMIADPFTKLHCCIRSDGGAAVLLAAEEYARDCRKQPVWVLGTGEHVSHATMSEWPDFTVSPAAVSGRLAFERAGVRPAEIDLAQIYDAFTYMPLVTLEDLGFCKKGEGGAFIQSRELPLNTDGGGLSAQHPGMRGLFLLVEAVRQLRGEGAARQVRGADGHVPRLAVASGTGGWFCSSGTVVLGR
- a CDS encoding DUF6891 domain-containing protein — protein: MLEIVVEEENRRRHIRPSAEELAGLVRRIGGKRDQFLVVQQIPDLPDVYIQVWHEAGGDYTLEHRAGSAERHFQTFADDPGTVLAAIVGWARHQPGWDGGGLTWSLLDLGPEPKVPPLTLADEDRRTLEDRVREALAGGYATRAELAELTEEYLVSGRRRPVSPEQARALADRLWLERVAEQATWHGETDPERLTRAFTALRAAGITARENFTCCRSCGQSEIHGAGEPDARGYVYFHSQCTDSAAAGQGLMLLYGGFDNSPDTTAAVGHEVVTALEAAGLRTDWNGDTREAITVTPLDWRRRLIG
- a CDS encoding GNAT family N-acetyltransferase; translated protein: MTLDDRHATTHPFPPLRTQDLWLRPWDPESEADVEAWLRGRTDPEFARWNTPLNFTTDADSAREQIRASARSAAEGTAAPYCVADAATGRPLGHLGVNVISRVMNTARVGYWVLPEERGRGIATRALTLVARWALTDLGLHRLELDHAVGHDSSCRIAERCGFPYEGTLRGAMWEAGRHDAYRDMHLHARLAGDPDPDPV
- a CDS encoding GNAT family N-acetyltransferase, with translation MRSDDWYVTEDLDRFLSHAGGFLRSRPDLHTVALTVTESLRMRGLNAYGGDEPPVFGVMERDGQVRGAYFRTPPYRLNVTPLTADETDALAAHLVAVGHPVPGIIGTRETVTGFVRSWQRHTGATAALRQRQRLYRLGMLMMPQPVPAGAARVAGKQDRDQLIKWYGEFVESVGDHAAGDLEAWADHRIAYGGITFWEDPDGTPVSMCGVTPMVAGQVRIAPVYTPPHLRGRGYAGAVTVEVSRAAVRSGAEEVLLFTDLSNNTTNVLYQRLGYRAVADFEVHDFSARP
- a CDS encoding pyridoxine/pyridoxamine 5'-phosphate oxidase, whose translation is MELHDLLRSLRVWDPEATALSPFDPEAAPDEPLPLFTAWFADAVAAGQTEPHTMSLATSDEAGRPDVRTVMLHGADADGWSFATHVTSRKGRQLSARPYAALGFYWPVLGRQVRVRGPVTAAASTLSQADLHARSTGALAAALTGRQSEVLGSLAELERVSAESWARAQREPAAPVPTWTLYRLRPEEVEFFQGEERRRHVRLDYRRTESGWERELLWP
- a CDS encoding esterase-like activity of phytase family protein; the encoded protein is MRRLSIMLSAVALTAGLTAPAALAGERGDDFGQATLTGWAALPAETFVPGSEPSGAAIGAGPFNGIAAPFADQPVQGFSGVVNRHDGTYDVLSDNGYGSKATSADFLLRVHRVEPDTRTGQVKVLGGFHLTDPDHKVPFPLTRADRTLTGADFDVESIVRSYDGTLWLGDEFGPFLLHFSRTGKLLEAPVSLEGVKAPENPFLNGGTPNLGGSKGFEGMARSVDGRYLYPLLEGTVSGDTPGDLRFNQFDLRSGQYTGKRWTYRLESPAHAIGDAIAVDRHRFLVIERDGGQGETAKVKRIYLADTRDRDHDGVMDKTLVADLMNLANPRKLGGFGETFTFPFQTIEDVALLDDRTLAVLNDNNFPFSSGRTAGKADNNEFITIRLDKRLHADPRAFF
- a CDS encoding Zn-ribbon domain-containing OB-fold protein; the encoded protein is MTAAPGTGPHPARFDLPEPDAFSRPYWDAAAEGRLLIRRCGTCGRAHHYPREFCPYCWSEDVGWETASGRATLYTWSVVHRNDLPPFGERTPYVAAVVDLPEGPRMMTEIVEWTGAAGDAPLRAGMELEAGFRDGVPVFRPRNRPRPLG